The Diceros bicornis minor isolate mBicDic1 chromosome 23, mDicBic1.mat.cur, whole genome shotgun sequence genomic interval accggcgaaccccgggccgctgcagttgagcacgtgcacttaaccacttgtgccactgggccggccccagcaataaagtattttttaattgaggtatgtacattgtttttttagacataatgctgttgcacacttaatagactacaatatagtgtaaacataagttttatatgcactggaaaactaaaaaaattcgtgtgactcactttattgcgatAATTGCTTATTGCAGTGGTCGGAACTGAACACACactatctctgaggtatgcctgtaatacAGTGTGCACTTTACTCCAACTGTGTCATCACCCTGCTAGTTCATCAGCAGAGCAGGACTGGACTGGGGAAATTGCTCTTTGAAGGCCCTGCAGGAAGTTTTGCACTTGTACAATAGTGGTGAGGGATGGGGTCTTCCCCATGTGAAAGTGGCCAAATTAGATGGCTCCATCTCAGTACTTTCTTCAGATTTCAGAAGCACCTGAGCCATTTGCTCCCGGTACTCTGAGCACTGATTTCTCTGCTCAGAGGTAGCTAATCACATGGAAATTTTTGGCTTCTGTACTTGACTCTGTGCAAAAGCATTGGGAGGAAGATTGCTTCACAAGCACCTGCCCAGGTTGCTTGAGTATCTGTGGTGTATCGCTTGATTCCTGGTTTGGGATGACTGAGATTTATGGGATGACACGAGTGTAGTCCTGCTTATTAGGGACCAGTCATCAGTTTGCTGGCCATAGACCTGAGCATTTCACATTGAAGTTGTTGATTATATTGGCTCCCACAGGCGTATTTTAGAAAGGTGCAGGGTCTGTTCTCAAGGAAAGcaagttttctttgtttctgctAACAACCATAGCACTGGCTACAGAGATAAGTAAAATATGGGTGCATTGACTATGAGTGAATTGAATGAGTTTCCCGCCTCTATGTATCTAGTCTTATGGACCTGGATTAGCCTCCTTTACTTACTCTCTGGATCAGGTGgacagattggaagaaaacagaccTCATGATCTAGTGGACTGATAGACAAGGTCAAAACCAAAGAAACGTGTCTGTACCTCCTCTAACCCACAGTGGaatgcaaaaacaggcagcaaagATAGAATTCTATAAAGAAGTACATTCTACCTTCACCACCCTTGCTTTCCACCCTTGctgtccctcctttcttcctcttgaaGACGCTTAAGGGTGCCACTAACTGTGCTGAGGACCACAAACAGCCTGGTCAGCCCTCTTATCTACTtcactgatttcttttctttctctttttgtgtgcgtgaagaagattgtccctgagctaacatttgtgccaatcttcctctactttgtatgtgggttgccaccagagcacggcctgatgagcagtgtgtaggtccactcctaaGATCCGGACccacgaactccaggccaccaaagtggagcatacaTACCTAACTACTACGACACCAGGCTGGCCACTCACTCACTGATTTCTTAAGGCCAAAAGAATAAGACTTCCTCAGAAATTATGGGAGGTTTTGGAATGAGACATACCAAAGTTTGAATTCCAGTTGTATCATGttttagctgtgtgactgtggtcAATAATTTAAATTCTGAGCCTTTCATTCCAtatcataaaaatagaaataatactatCTCACATTGGCTTGTGATGAGAATTAATTGAGATAGTGATATAAAGTGTCTAGAAAAGTCCTAACCCacagtaggtggtcagtaaatggTAGTTTGGTCTCCTCCCTCAGCAAAACACTGGAACAgtgtaaacatttgttgagggcCTATTGTGTTAGATATTAGTGATATTCTCCAATATTTCtgattctcctctccttctggctaCATGGGAGAATTGCATTTCCCCTTCCCCTTGAAGTTACTCATGGCAGTATGACTTACTCTAACCAATGTGATGTGAGAGGAGGTATTTAAGAACTAATATGTGATTCTCCATGACTCTTGTTCTCTGCCAAGGGAATTGCAAAAGCAGTTGTTGACATGGAGGCACCATAAGATGGAAGCATCCTGGAATGTTGAGCCAACACGTGGAGGACAGCTTCTCTGAAGGTTGACCAGAATCGCATCCACAGTAGACTCTGTGTGATTAAGAAACAAACTTTTGTTGTGTCCTGACACTGGGATTCAAGgattatttgttactgcagcatcaCCTAGACTATTCTGACTAATACATATACAGACATATATAAGATGGATCTGAAAACACTGATATTTAAAAACAAGAGCTCTACATGAAGCATCActagttattagagaaatgcaaatcaaaactacaatgcgatatcatgtcacacctgtcagaatggttataactaacaagacaagaaacaacaagtgttggagaggatgtggagagaagggaatcctcatacactgctggtgggaatgtaaactggtgcaatcactatggtaaacagtatggatattcctcaaaaaattaaaaatagaactaccatatgatccagctattccactgctgggcatttatccaaagaacaataatttaaaaagatatatgcacctctatgttcatcacagcattattcacaatagccaagacttggaagcaacccaagtgcccataaacagatgaatggataaagaagatgtggtatatacaatggaatactactcagccataaaaaaagacaaaattgtgccatttgtgacaacatggatggaccttgggaGTATTATGCtatgcaaaataagtcagacagagaaagacaaatactgtatgatttcactcatatgtggaagataaacaaataaataaacacatagataagaacagattggtggttaccagaggggaagggggacagGAGAAAGTGAAACGGGTAAAGAAGCACATATGTATAGTGATGgttaaaactagactattggtggtgaatgcAATGCAGTAtacagagaaactgaaatataataacgtacacctgaaatttatgcaatgttataagccaatatgacctcaatgaaataaaacaaaaagtaaataaaaataaaaacaagagctCTGATAGAGAAATGTTCAAAGTAATGCAGGGCACTGAGAAAGGAGCAACTAATACTCCTGGCCTAGGCAGGGAAAGAATCAAagaggaggtaacatttgagctggactgtgagagccaagagagggGGCTGAATGAAAATATCTAAAGCATAACTAGATGTTCCCTGCGTGGGAAAAGACAGATGTACTGAGACGGTGTGGGCAAAGACAGAGAGGTATAAAAATTCATGGTGTATTCTGGAAAGAATAAGAGCTAGCATTCCCTACAGAACATCTCCCTAGTTAATGTTTGCCAGGTAGAACATTTCTTCATAGAACATATGTGTCTTTCAATACAATGCCTATCTACCAATATTTATATAGGAAAAATATTATACTTTTGTCTTCCAAACtcgatgcattttttttttaacaaaatgatgTGGGGAGCTCATCAGAGAAAGTCTAGATTCATTCCAAATGTAATTAGTAGCAAAGTTCATAGAGACAATTGGAAAGCCTCTGAATGGCGACTAAGGGGACGTGTAGCATATTACACAGACAAAGCAGCCATGTTAATTGTTTAGTGATTGGGAAGcactcttttaaatattttacatccttattttaccacagtttattaaataaatacaaaaaataaattaaaaaattattttacagccTAACATGTTAGCTTGTTGCTTATATATAGGCATTTTACTGTGTTTTATGTTTTGGAAAATTGGTTGAGGATTTTGGACTGAGATGTAATGCACTaaaaattttcacatttaaaataatggTAACGAGGCTCCTGGTTAAGGTTTTCTTGCAAGCAATGTTGAGCAAGAGATGCTTGTATTTCTGTATGGCAGGGCTTGGAGGGGGCATAGGTATGACCTGTGAAAGAGTCTGGACCTGAGAGGGTAGTGAGCTAGAGGTTTTTGCACTCAGTAGTGACATGTGGACATCAGTGTATTTTATCAACAGTCCTGACTCCACAGGCATGGGGAGAGCCTAAAGTAGGGAGCTGGTGATGGCTGAGTCTAGTTGAGAGGCGAGAGCCTCAACTGAGGCattggggatggagagggagcATTGGAGAGACATTTTAGAGGCTGAATGGTGGATGGAAGGGCACAAAGGGTAAAAGGCAGGGAGTTGTCCCAAAAGGTGATGGGGAGGTAGTCATGGTTATATTAGCCAAGATAGGGAACctcaaaggaagaggaggaaaaaggacAAGGAGGAGCAGCAGCAGGCTTCAGGGGAAGAGGATGGCTGACAAAGAGTGACTCTGGGTTTGGATGCATTATGTTGAGATGTTCTCTGGGAAGGTTCCTCTGTGTCTCTCCAAAAACCAGCCTAATAGCTCACACTGGCTCCTCCCATTGGACAATAACAATGACATCACCATGGTAGAGTGGAAATAGATGCTCTGTTATTGGGATAAGCTTTCTAGAGGAAAAGCAAGACTCACAGAAGCATTCCTATAACCTGCAGCCTGCCAAATCTCTCTCCTCTGACGCCCTAGGTTCTGGAGCCCCCTAGCAGTCAGGCGTGGGTGAGGGGGCAGTTGGTGTGACTTGCAGGAATCCCACTTCCTTTGGCCAGGGTTCATCAGGATGGCTTTGCTTCTACAGGGAAAGTAGAATCAGCTGCAGAATCATAGTTTCTGCCTTAAAAATCCTTGGTACATCTAAGAAGTCCCATTTCAGTTAGTTGCCTACAGCCGTgattgcttttagcttctttgagACCTGACGGATTGGTAAGAGTTCATTAGAGTAACTTTAGATAGGATGTTCCAGTCTTAAATCCACATTAACTATATTGGATCCTAATCAAGAAGTGGGAAAATGACCTTTTCTCAGAGAGAATGTAAGTCTATGAGGGCAgggaattttgtctgttttattcactgatggATCATAGTCCCTAAAATAGTCCTGGAACATAGGGGGAACTCAATTTgctgaattgaattaaattgacattcaGCCTCTTCGCAAATTGAGTTTGCTGTTTCCTGTCAATTTCTAGAGCAGTCAGCATGGTGGTGCGCTGAGCTACCTCCGTCTTCGTCTGCTCATCTCCAGCTCTTGGGGCTTGGTGGGCGCACTCTTTGGGGGCCTGGGCCACAGCAGAGTGCTGACCACCACTCCTGGGTTTGTGCTGGAAGGAAAACACGTCTTCTTACACAGAAGGAATTGCATTTTCCcacctgggaatctgtgtctgactgctctggccccactcccatgcccagaATCAGTAGGAGCGGTTACTTCACACAAGCAGTCGAGGGCGATACATGCAATCTATGCAGATAATGCCCAGGGTAATGGCACCCATCTGTAAGGACCGCCAGCACACACCCACAGCTGTATCCTAGCATGCATTGTAGGGCCTGTGATcagtaaatgaatgaaggaatcagTGGCATTGCTGAATAATGTTACTGGGTTTCTCTCCTCCAGGtctcagttttaaaatataaagaacatatTTTCTGGATCCTTGAAAAATTTTCTCAAGCAGAGGAAGCTCCAATGATGGTACTGACAGTCATAAGCAGGCAGATTAGAGTGTTGTTCTGCCTGACACTGCTCTGCCCCTGGGAATACAGGATGGTGGGCACCTCTAGAACCCAGTCTTCCCGATACAACTGCCTACAAGCGCTTCTCTGCTCCTTTTGTTATGCAACAATGTCCAGTGAGGCGAGAACACCCCCAAACCACAGTGCTCTGGGCTCCACAAAGAGGGTTTCTGGCTCTTTCCCTGAACCAGCAGTGGGATTGGTCTGCCAAATTCTTCTCATAGGCTGGGAAGAGACCTAGTTACAGATTCCTACACTGCCCTCCTCCCAGGGGAAGCCTTGAAACTCATTTTAATTCTATGATCAGTCCTAGAAGGCCCTTTCATTCattaatacattcattcattgatttattcaagCATTCATCACCTACCATTTAACTTGCACCATCCTAGGTTCTGGATATACCGTGGAGAGGAAACAAGGCTTAGCCCCTGCCCATGACCCTGCTGCCCACTAAGTCCTGCTGGATCACTTCCACCCCTGGTATACCAAGCAACCCTGTGACTTCTGCCATCAGGGAGATGAGCACGCTCAGCCAGCACACATGCAGACCCTCCCTCCAAACTTGGCATGTTCTCACACAGATTGTGCTCACTTCAAGAGTAAGTGACGAAGGTCAGCAACAAATTGAACCAGAGttgtctattttaattttattataacaGAGCCTaacatgaaataaatattaaatttccaAATTCTTAATCATTTCATAAATAATAAGCTAACAGACATTTTACAGAATGTtacattaaataagataaaagtaTATATCTGTATTGCCTTGagcaaactggaagaaaatacttCAGTGATTCTGATATCTGAAATACAtctcaagtattttatttttatgctttctgCCTGTGTGAGGTGCTAAAGTAGCAGtgtgcctgaaatatttactttgcCTCTGACGTTTAATTACACTGAACTTTAAGGCTCCACCCTTGATGGGCCCTCATTCTCATTGCAATAAAACATCCTCTCCTCCTCCAACACCTTTCACTACAACAAGCCAGTTTAGTCTCAACTTTCTGTTGTCCACTCAGTGTTTATTACACCAAGAAACACTTGCAGGTAGTCTAGGAATTGTTTTACTCTCCGTCTTTCTCCTCCACACTTTTTCTGTGAAAAGAACAGACAATAGGTATTATAGGAAACTGTCAATTCCTGTAAAAATAGTCATAGCCAGACCAATATACCTAAGTTTCTATTGCATGTTTTCAACTTACTTTTTGGAGTTCTATGTATTCTTTTattaaagacaagttttggaataGTTTTTCCACAGAATCCCCTTGTGCGGTTTGATTCTTCATTATGTCTATTCCCTTAAAGACTTTTTCAATGCATAGTTGGTGCTAAATgaggaagatttaaaaaatatagatagtTAAAACAGGGTATAAAAATTTGGTCCAAAAAGTTAGACTTTGTTTTGTGGTATTTACATGAGTTCCCTCCTCCAAAGAGTTTTTTACTTGGTACTTTTCCAGGTGGCAAACCACCTCATGCTGAGATATAATTTCCAAAAGTGAATGAAGTTTATATAATTATGGAGGAGCTTTACTAATGATATAAATTAAGTACTTAACCAAAAACAAAGTGTTAGGAAGTGTGATGCAACTACATTAT includes:
- the LOC131420653 gene encoding interleukin-5-like; translated protein: MRMLLHLSVLALGAAYFSVTAVASPMNRLVAETLTLLSTHRTLLIGDGNLMIPTPEHENHQLCIEKVFKGIDIMKNQTAQGDSVEKLFQNLSLIKEYIELQKKKCGGERRRVKQFLDYLQVFLGVINTEWTTES